One genomic window of Sphingobacterium oryzagri includes the following:
- a CDS encoding SusC/RagA family TonB-linked outer membrane protein — MKINFTYKHSLLIAARCGIFTLLLVFCQLAAQAQSISLHRNSLTLDELFEHLRTVTSYDFVYNETLLRNTKPVNISVDNVSLEQVLAIAFQDQPVSYVIREKTVVIQPRRARQPQVDTQRKIYGHVRDERGNGLSGVTISLFIRQQQFLAVVSAEDGYFEFPFVADASTLRTQHLGYKDQVLKIDPAKNNTYQIAMASQDKQIDEVVVTGMFNRPVENFTGAATTITGEDLRKVSTVDIFRSVAALDPAFNINVDNVTGGNINQMPQVQIRGQNSFPTLSDDVSSNPNQPLFILDGFEVTIDRIKDLDINLINTVVILKDASATAIYGSRGANGVMVINTKAPLPGKIAVSVINDFSITTPDLSVYQMLDARQKLDYEQRLGIYQSSDNPNRQHALTQLYNQRIRAVEGGINTDWRNLAVQAGILNRTSVSLTGGDSTIRYGIHAGTNFQHGVMKGQDRTNYQAQFDFSYLLKKLRFSNSARFYQTTANESPYGSFATYLDMNPYWSPYDANNQTPYYLEEFVATGDYRMTSYITNPLYNASLGVINRNKTLGLQNNFNIRYDILPSLFLESRIGIIKEFGSSDYFLPGSHTSFERVTDPAQRGSYTKGQSERLDYEFATFVNFRKNWNKHLLFSTFSFELGSNSNDGYTVRAVGFATDNLNHLLYASQYAPNTRPTGTENSNNRVGMLLNGNYSYDNRYLLDVSIRRDGSSMYGTERKFGDFWSVGLGWNLHKENFLKNVSAIDRLRLRTTYGATGSLEIPPYSALTQYTYSVSNTYDGNIGVSLENIGNPNLGWQQKNELNAGLDLEMLETRFTLRADYYHSITSQAITQLTLAPSVGMNSYYENFGKIGNQGVELALQYRLINDSRRNIFWTLFVNGLHNKNTLLEISDNLQSLNESLNAQSRTIPNFLYQEGESTTTLYAVPSLGIDPATGDEVFQKRDGTATYIWSAGDKVAVGNTLPKWQGTFGTNFFYRGFEFSAMLNYRWGGQTYNQTLVDRVENINPRLNVDARAYNNAWQQPGDNALYRRVRVGGELEVANDYSLISTRFVENDNILSIASLSLGYLFDRQQFVKRAGFNSIRVRVLSNDLAQFSSMQIERGTTNPFARTYSLSINASF, encoded by the coding sequence ATGAAGATAAATTTTACTTACAAACACTCCCTGCTTATCGCAGCGCGCTGTGGCATTTTCACGCTGCTGCTCGTGTTTTGTCAGCTGGCTGCCCAGGCCCAAAGCATCAGCTTGCATCGAAACAGCCTAACCTTAGACGAATTGTTCGAACATTTACGCACCGTTACGTCCTATGATTTTGTCTACAACGAAACGCTGCTCCGGAACACAAAACCTGTTAATATTTCAGTAGATAATGTATCGCTGGAGCAGGTGCTGGCTATTGCTTTTCAAGATCAACCAGTGAGCTATGTCATCCGCGAAAAAACGGTTGTCATACAGCCGAGGCGGGCGCGACAGCCCCAAGTGGATACGCAACGCAAAATTTATGGCCACGTACGCGATGAACGCGGCAATGGTCTTTCCGGTGTAACCATTTCGCTCTTCATCCGTCAGCAACAATTCCTAGCCGTGGTGAGCGCGGAGGATGGATATTTTGAATTCCCGTTTGTTGCCGATGCATCGACGCTACGGACACAGCATCTAGGCTACAAAGATCAGGTCTTAAAGATTGATCCTGCAAAAAACAACACCTACCAAATTGCCATGGCTTCGCAAGACAAGCAGATCGATGAGGTTGTTGTGACCGGTATGTTTAACAGACCGGTAGAAAACTTTACCGGAGCCGCAACGACCATCACGGGTGAAGATCTGCGCAAAGTAAGCACCGTAGATATTTTTAGAAGTGTCGCAGCGCTGGATCCTGCTTTTAATATTAACGTTGACAATGTTACCGGGGGTAATATCAATCAAATGCCCCAGGTACAAATCCGTGGACAAAACTCGTTTCCCACACTAAGTGATGATGTATCCAGCAATCCCAACCAACCCTTGTTTATTTTGGATGGCTTTGAAGTGACCATTGACCGCATCAAAGATCTCGATATCAATCTCATTAATACCGTTGTTATCTTGAAAGACGCTTCGGCGACAGCTATATACGGCTCACGGGGTGCAAATGGCGTGATGGTAATCAATACCAAAGCGCCGTTACCAGGCAAGATTGCCGTTTCGGTCATCAATGATTTTAGCATCACGACGCCAGATCTATCCGTCTACCAAATGCTTGATGCCCGGCAAAAACTGGATTACGAACAACGCTTAGGTATCTATCAATCATCGGACAATCCAAATCGTCAACACGCATTGACGCAGCTTTATAATCAACGTATTCGCGCCGTAGAAGGCGGTATAAACACCGATTGGCGTAATCTGGCGGTCCAGGCAGGCATTCTCAACCGAACCTCGGTTTCGCTAACCGGCGGAGATAGCACAATCCGCTATGGTATTCATGCCGGAACTAATTTTCAGCACGGCGTTATGAAAGGTCAGGACCGCACCAATTACCAGGCACAATTTGACTTTTCCTACCTGTTAAAGAAACTTCGGTTCAGCAATTCGGCCCGTTTCTACCAAACCACGGCCAACGAATCGCCTTACGGCAGCTTTGCGACTTATTTGGACATGAACCCTTACTGGTCGCCCTATGATGCAAACAATCAGACACCTTATTATCTGGAGGAATTTGTTGCCACAGGCGATTATCGCATGACAAGTTACATTACCAATCCGCTATACAATGCGTCGCTCGGAGTAATAAATCGCAATAAAACCCTGGGCCTTCAAAACAACTTCAATATCCGTTACGATATTTTGCCCAGTTTATTCCTTGAATCAAGAATCGGCATCATCAAAGAATTCGGCAGCTCCGATTACTTTCTCCCCGGCAGCCATACTTCTTTCGAACGTGTAACAGACCCGGCGCAACGTGGTTCGTACACCAAAGGTCAATCCGAACGACTGGACTATGAATTTGCTACGTTTGTCAACTTCAGAAAAAACTGGAATAAACATCTCCTGTTCAGCACATTTAGCTTTGAGCTAGGTAGTAATAGTAACGATGGCTATACCGTAAGAGCGGTTGGTTTTGCTACAGACAACCTGAATCACCTGCTGTATGCTTCGCAATACGCCCCAAACACACGACCAACTGGTACAGAAAATAGTAACAACCGCGTAGGCATGCTATTAAACGGAAACTACAGCTATGACAACCGCTACTTACTTGATGTTTCGATCCGCCGAGACGGCTCTTCGATGTATGGCACAGAACGCAAATTCGGCGATTTTTGGTCAGTCGGCCTCGGATGGAATCTGCATAAGGAAAACTTCCTGAAAAACGTTTCTGCGATCGATCGTCTGCGTTTGCGTACGACCTACGGCGCCACAGGCTCGCTTGAGATACCGCCTTACTCCGCCTTAACACAATACACCTACAGCGTTTCTAACACCTACGACGGAAATATTGGCGTATCGCTGGAAAACATTGGCAACCCCAATTTAGGTTGGCAACAGAAAAACGAATTGAATGCCGGCTTAGATTTAGAAATGCTCGAAACACGGTTTACTTTGCGGGCAGATTATTACCATTCGATCACCAGCCAGGCAATCACACAGCTTACCTTAGCTCCGTCAGTAGGCATGAATTCCTACTATGAAAATTTTGGAAAAATTGGCAATCAAGGCGTCGAACTAGCCCTGCAATATCGGCTTATCAACGACAGCCGTCGTAATATTTTTTGGACCCTTTTTGTAAACGGTTTGCACAACAAAAATACGCTGCTAGAAATTTCCGACAATTTGCAATCCCTCAACGAAAGTCTCAATGCACAATCGCGCACCATACCCAATTTTTTGTATCAGGAAGGCGAATCTACGACAACTTTATATGCCGTGCCTTCCCTGGGTATTGATCCTGCAACAGGCGATGAAGTTTTCCAAAAAAGAGATGGTACAGCCACCTATATTTGGTCAGCAGGAGATAAAGTTGCTGTCGGAAATACCTTACCTAAATGGCAAGGTACATTTGGGACGAATTTTTTCTATCGAGGCTTTGAGTTTTCGGCCATGTTAAACTACCGCTGGGGTGGTCAAACTTACAACCAAACCTTAGTTGATCGGGTCGAAAATATCAACCCGCGCTTAAATGTGGATGCCCGTGCGTACAACAATGCATGGCAGCAACCCGGGGACAACGCCCTCTACCGCAGAGTACGTGTAGGAGGAGAACTGGAAGTAGCTAATGATTACTCATTAATCTCCACGCGCTTCGTTGAAAACGACAATATCTTATCGATAGCCTCTTTATCTTTAGGCTACCTGTTTGACAGACAGCAATTCGTAAAACGTGCTGGATTTAACTCGATTCGTGTGCGGGTCCTA
- a CDS encoding OsmC family protein yields the protein MKIQLQRKNEAVHFEASSELSDVKVQIDGSESIGGEGKGVRPMELVLMALGSCSVFDLHSILKKQRQEIVDIQVNVEGKRREEIPNIFTHIHITFTLIGKIDEEKAQKAAELAVKKYCSVHDMLAAGGVDITYSINFG from the coding sequence ATGAAAATTCAGTTACAACGTAAAAATGAGGCCGTACATTTTGAGGCTTCAAGTGAACTATCTGATGTAAAAGTACAGATTGACGGTTCAGAAAGCATCGGTGGAGAAGGAAAAGGTGTCCGCCCGATGGAACTCGTACTTATGGCTTTGGGTTCATGCAGCGTATTCGACCTTCATAGCATCCTAAAAAAGCAACGCCAGGAGATCGTCGATATTCAGGTGAACGTCGAAGGCAAGCGCCGGGAAGAAATTCCAAATATCTTCACCCACATCCATATCACATTTACCCTAATCGGGAAAATTGACGAGGAAAAAGCACAAAAAGCAGCGGAACTAGCCGTGAAAAAATACTGCTCGGTACACGATATGCTTGCGGCCGGCGGCGTAGACATCACATATAGCATAAATTTCGGTTAG